One part of the Nitrospinota bacterium genome encodes these proteins:
- a CDS encoding argininosuccinate synthase: MNHLPKKIVLAYSGGLDTSVIIKWLLENYKSEIIAFVADLGQKEDLKEIKNKALATGAKNVYVEDLKEEFVRDYIFKALKANAIYEGTYLLGTSLARPLIAKKQIEIADKEGADAVAHGATGKGNDQVRFELTYKSLNPEIKIIAPWREWEFDSRESLIAYAKKHSIPVPVTAEKPYSSDENLFHISYEGGVLEDPWLEPKEDMFKLTTSPEQAPDSPVYLEIDFEKGIPVAIDGKKNSPAKLLEKLNKTGGQHGIGRIDIVENRFVGIKSRGVYETPGGTILHIAHRAIESITMDREVMHIRDSLIPKYSELIYYGFWFSPEMEMLQKTIDESQLNVTGKVRVKLYKGNCIVTGRKSEQSLYSQKLATFEKEEVYNQKDAGGFINLNALRLKMRALLKRKT; encoded by the coding sequence ATGAATCATTTGCCAAAAAAGATTGTATTGGCCTACTCCGGGGGATTAGACACGTCTGTAATCATTAAGTGGTTATTGGAGAATTACAAATCAGAGATTATTGCGTTTGTGGCTGACCTCGGGCAGAAAGAGGATCTGAAAGAGATTAAGAATAAAGCGCTTGCTACAGGAGCAAAAAATGTTTATGTTGAAGACCTCAAAGAGGAATTCGTAAGAGACTATATCTTCAAAGCCCTGAAAGCAAATGCTATCTACGAAGGAACCTATCTCTTAGGCACATCTTTAGCCAGACCACTTATTGCAAAAAAACAGATAGAGATAGCGGATAAAGAGGGAGCAGATGCTGTTGCTCACGGTGCAACAGGAAAAGGAAACGATCAGGTTAGATTCGAATTGACTTACAAGTCTTTAAACCCTGAAATAAAGATAATCGCACCATGGAGAGAGTGGGAATTCGATTCGAGGGAGTCTTTAATAGCCTATGCAAAAAAACATTCAATACCAGTACCTGTTACGGCAGAAAAGCCCTATAGTAGTGATGAAAATCTATTCCATATAAGCTATGAAGGGGGTGTTTTAGAGGATCCTTGGTTAGAACCAAAGGAAGATATGTTTAAATTGACCACTTCTCCTGAACAAGCGCCAGATAGTCCGGTATATCTCGAGATAGATTTCGAGAAAGGAATACCTGTAGCAATAGACGGAAAGAAAAATAGCCCAGCAAAACTTTTAGAGAAATTGAATAAGACCGGTGGCCAACATGGAATAGGAAGGATTGATATCGTAGAGAATAGATTTGTGGGAATAAAGTCAAGGGGAGTCTATGAGACACCTGGTGGTACGATTCTCCACATCGCTCATAGAGCCATAGAATCAATAACTATGGATAGAGAGGTTATGCATATAAGAGACTCTCTCATTCCGAAGTATTCAGAATTAATATACTACGGTTTTTGGTTTTCACCGGAGATGGAGATGTTGCAAAAGACTATTGATGAGTCCCAGTTGAATGTTACAGGGAAAGTGAGAGTCAAATTATATAAAGGAAACTGTATTGTTACAGGGAGAAAATCTGAACAATCCCTTTATAGTCAAAAATTAGCTACCTTTGAGAAGGAAGAAGTCTATAATCAAAAGGATGCTGGAGGATTTATCAATCTTAATGCTCTTCGCCTTAAGATGAGAGCCCTGCTGAAAAGAAAGACTTAA
- the xerC gene encoding tyrosine recombinase XerC — protein MKIQYLIEKFKRFLDIEKNVSEHTLRNYISDLEQFRQFLKATSLCLKDTKGDIDLEDIDKLIIRSYMGYLHVKIGNSGKTVARKLSTLRSFFQYLIREGYTDKNYPKMVSAPKQEKRIPSFLSVDDIYKLLESPKGMKPLVLRDLAILELFYASGIRISELVNLDLKDLNFQDRFVKVLGKGRKERIVPLGRKSSEALQNYINIRNDLIKKGSDERESMSALFLNNKGRRITPRGVQNIVMKYVRDAGLKKKISPHTLRHSFATHLLDAGADLRTIQEFLGHSSLSTTQKYTHLTTDRLMQIYDKAHPRARKKS, from the coding sequence ATGAAAATCCAATATCTTATAGAAAAATTTAAAAGATTTTTAGATATAGAAAAAAATGTATCCGAGCATACCCTTAGAAATTATATTAGCGATTTAGAACAATTCCGTCAATTTTTAAAGGCCACATCTTTATGTTTAAAAGATACTAAGGGTGATATAGATCTTGAAGACATTGACAAGCTTATTATCAGGTCCTATATGGGATATCTCCATGTTAAAATAGGCAATAGTGGTAAGACAGTAGCAAGAAAATTATCAACCTTAAGATCCTTTTTTCAATATCTCATAAGGGAAGGTTATACAGATAAAAATTATCCCAAAATGGTTTCCGCCCCTAAACAGGAAAAAAGGATTCCATCTTTTCTTTCTGTTGATGACATATATAAATTATTGGAATCTCCCAAAGGCATGAAACCCCTTGTGTTGAGAGATCTGGCAATCTTAGAATTATTTTACGCATCTGGAATCAGAATTAGTGAATTGGTGAACCTTGATCTGAAAGATTTAAATTTTCAAGATCGTTTTGTAAAGGTTTTAGGAAAGGGAAGAAAGGAGAGAATTGTTCCATTAGGCAGAAAGTCTTCCGAAGCTTTACAGAATTATATCAATATAAGGAATGATTTGATAAAAAAAGGATCTGATGAGAGAGAAAGTATGAGTGCCTTATTCCTAAACAATAAGGGAAGAAGAATAACCCCACGTGGTGTTCAAAACATTGTAATGAAATATGTCAGAGATGCAGGATTAAAAAAGAAAATAAGTCCTCATACCTTGCGGCATTCCTTTGCTACGCATCTATTGGATGCTGGTGCTGATTTAAGGACTATTCAGGAATTTTTGGGGCATAGTTCTTTATCGACCACCCAAAAATATACTCATTTAACTACTGACAGATTAATGCAAATATATGATAAAGCACATCCTAGGGCAAGAAAGAAGTCTTGA
- the argF gene encoding ornithine carbamoyltransferase: protein MKKDLLSLTNLEKEEIEEILERASVLKDNLKKGISYRPLEGRILGLIFQKPSTRTRVSFEAGMYQLGGTVIFLNTDELQLSRGEGIKDSAMVLSRYLDGLVIRTYSQEKLEEFAHHATIPVINGLTDLLHPCQILSDIFTIKEKRGGYRGIKVAYVGDGNNVANSWLYGASKLGINLSIASPKGYQPNKEILKTAISLAYESGARIDLFEDPFKAVNDADIIYTDVWTSMGQEKEYQKRKKIFRDYQINKKLVDAAKKEVLVMHCMPVHREEEITSEVMDGPMSIIIEQSENRLHTQKAILEILLA from the coding sequence ATGAAAAAAGACTTGTTATCCTTAACTAATTTAGAAAAAGAAGAAATTGAAGAAATTTTAGAGAGAGCCTCTGTTCTCAAGGATAACCTTAAAAAAGGTATATCCTATAGACCCTTAGAAGGAAGGATATTAGGTCTAATATTTCAGAAACCTTCGACAAGGACGAGGGTCTCCTTTGAGGCAGGTATGTATCAACTTGGGGGAACAGTCATATTTTTGAATACTGATGAGCTTCAGCTATCCAGAGGAGAGGGTATCAAGGATTCTGCTATGGTTCTATCAAGATATCTTGACGGCCTTGTGATTAGGACATATTCTCAAGAAAAATTGGAAGAATTTGCTCATCATGCTACCATACCTGTAATTAATGGGCTTACGGATCTTCTTCATCCCTGTCAGATATTATCTGATATTTTTACTATAAAAGAGAAGCGAGGGGGCTATCGAGGAATTAAAGTCGCATACGTAGGGGATGGTAATAATGTTGCCAACTCCTGGTTATATGGTGCTTCCAAGTTAGGTATAAATCTCTCTATTGCTTCTCCGAAAGGATATCAACCCAATAAGGAGATTTTAAAGACAGCTATAAGCCTAGCTTATGAGAGCGGTGCGAGAATAGACCTTTTTGAAGACCCATTCAAGGCTGTGAATGATGCTGATATCATATATACTGATGTATGGACAAGCATGGGACAGGAAAAAGAGTATCAAAAAAGAAAAAAGATCTTTAGAGACTATCAAATAAACAAAAAATTAGTCGATGCTGCCAAAAAAGAGGTCTTGGTAATGCATTGTATGCCTGTACATAGGGAAGAAGAGATTACTTCAGAGGTTATGGACGGACCCATGTCTATTATCATTGAGCAGTCAGAGAATCGTCTTCATACACAGAAAGCTATATTAGAAATTCTATTAGCTTAG
- the trmFO gene encoding methylenetetrahydrofolate--tRNA-(uracil(54)-C(5))-methyltransferase (FADH(2)-oxidizing) TrmFO, with product ELIEGDIVPLKDFEKEMFFEGCLPIEELARRGEKALAYGPLKPVGLKDKNGLRPFAVVQLRKENKEGKTYSMVGFQTRLTYQEQKRIFRMIPGLEKVRFLQYGSRHRNTYINSPLILNEHLQVKFLPHIFIAGQLTGVEGYIESASMGLIAGINAIRFLRGDDLFVPPPTTAIGSLIRFITGSHSSQFQPTNINFGLFPSLNSNNISKSKRKIFIVERAMKDIQKWSIIINKQNKNTLLKVLV from the coding sequence ATGAACTCATAGAGGGAGACATTGTCCCTTTAAAAGATTTTGAAAAAGAGATGTTCTTTGAAGGATGCCTTCCGATTGAAGAACTGGCAAGGAGAGGAGAAAAGGCCCTCGCTTATGGACCCTTGAAACCTGTGGGGCTCAAGGATAAAAATGGCTTAAGACCTTTTGCAGTTGTTCAGTTAAGAAAAGAGAACAAAGAAGGTAAGACCTATAGCATGGTAGGATTTCAAACAAGGCTTACCTATCAAGAGCAAAAAAGGATTTTCAGAATGATTCCTGGTCTAGAGAAGGTAAGATTTCTCCAATACGGGAGTAGGCACCGCAATACATACATCAATTCGCCTCTCATCTTAAATGAGCATTTACAGGTAAAATTTCTTCCTCATATATTTATTGCTGGACAGCTCACAGGGGTTGAAGGGTATATAGAGTCAGCCTCAATGGGATTGATAGCAGGGATAAATGCTATAAGATTTTTAAGGGGTGATGACCTATTTGTTCCCCCTCCTACGACAGCTATTGGTTCTCTGATAAGATTTATTACAGGAAGCCATTCTTCTCAATTTCAGCCAACGAATATAAATTTTGGTCTATTTCCAAGTTTAAATTCGAACAATATATCAAAATCAAAAAGAAAGATATTTATCGTTGAAAGGGCTATGAAAGATATACAAAAATGGAGTATAATAATAAATAAACAAAATAAGAATACCCTTTTAAAAGTACTAGTTTAA
- the argB gene encoding acetylglutamate kinase → MTKERKKYTPVEKANILIEAFPYIKRFYGKTIVIKFGGSAMINESLKKSFALDIILMKYIGIAPVIVHGGGPKITEVMKKMGKEPNFIEGQRITDSETMDIVEMVLGGIVNKQIVALINHHGGRAVGLTGKDGQFIKAKKLNFKRLSEETGTPEIIDIGMVGEVESINPEIVKILKEGDFIPVIAPIGIGEHGETYNINADHVASRVASALHAEKLILLTDEVGIIGKDKSLLPTLNSKEVNNLIQKKVIKGGMLPKVAACLDALDSHVSKTHIIDGRVNHAILLEMFTDEGVGTEIVN, encoded by the coding sequence ATGACAAAAGAGAGAAAAAAATATACACCAGTCGAAAAGGCAAACATCTTGATAGAGGCTTTTCCCTATATTAAGAGATTCTATGGCAAGACCATTGTCATAAAATTTGGTGGGAGTGCCATGATTAATGAAAGTCTTAAAAAATCCTTTGCCCTTGATATTATCTTAATGAAGTATATTGGGATAGCTCCAGTGATTGTTCATGGGGGTGGTCCAAAAATAACCGAGGTGATGAAAAAGATGGGAAAGGAGCCAAATTTTATTGAGGGGCAAAGAATAACCGATAGCGAAACCATGGATATCGTAGAGATGGTGCTTGGAGGAATTGTGAATAAACAAATAGTGGCATTAATTAACCATCATGGAGGTAGGGCAGTCGGCTTGACGGGAAAGGATGGTCAATTCATCAAGGCTAAAAAATTAAATTTTAAAAGGTTATCTGAGGAAACAGGAACTCCTGAAATAATAGATATTGGCATGGTTGGAGAAGTAGAGTCCATTAATCCTGAAATAGTAAAGATCTTAAAAGAAGGAGATTTTATACCCGTGATTGCACCAATTGGGATAGGGGAACATGGTGAGACATATAATATCAATGCCGATCATGTTGCATCAAGAGTAGCATCTGCATTGCATGCAGAAAAACTTATTTTATTAACAGATGAAGTGGGAATTATAGGAAAAGATAAATCTTTACTCCCTACTCTCAACAGTAAAGAAGTCAATAATCTCATTCAAAAAAAGGTTATAAAGGGGGGTATGCTTCCTAAGGTAGCGGCTTGTCTTGATGCTTTGGATTCCCATGTGTCAAAGACTCATATTATTGATGGAAGAGTTAATCATGCCATCTTGCTAGAAATGTTTACTGACGAAGGAGTGGGAACAGAAATCGTAAATTAG
- the hslV gene encoding ATP-dependent protease subunit HslV has translation MDLRFRSTTILCVRHKNKVVMAGDGQVSFGNTVMKHMARKVRRMYNDKILAGFAGAAADAFALFGRFESKLEQYHGNLNRAAVELAKDWRMDKVLRRLEALLVVADKESSLLLSGTGEIIEPDDGIIGIGSGGPYALAAAKALVAYSNLETREIVKKAMEIAASICVFTNDNIVVEEL, from the coding sequence ATGGACCTAAGATTTCGATCCACCACAATATTATGTGTCAGACACAAAAATAAGGTTGTCATGGCCGGTGATGGACAGGTCAGTTTTGGTAATACCGTGATGAAACATATGGCAAGGAAAGTAAGGAGAATGTATAATGATAAGATATTAGCTGGATTTGCAGGTGCTGCTGCAGATGCCTTTGCTCTTTTTGGTAGATTTGAAAGCAAACTTGAGCAGTATCATGGTAATCTTAACAGAGCTGCTGTGGAGTTGGCCAAGGACTGGAGGATGGATAAGGTATTGCGGAGATTAGAGGCCCTATTGGTAGTAGCGGATAAGGAAAGTTCTTTACTCTTATCAGGAACAGGGGAAATCATAGAACCTGATGATGGTATTATTGGTATCGGTTCTGGTGGACCTTATGCTTTGGCCGCAGCAAAGGCTTTAGTTGCCTATTCGAATTTAGAAACCAGAGAGATAGTGAAAAAAGCTATGGAAATTGCAGCCTCGATATGTGTTTTCACAAATGATAATATCGTGGTTGAAGAGCTTTAA
- the hslU gene encoding ATP-dependent protease ATPase subunit HslU has translation MKKLTPREIVKELDKYIIGQKEAKRASAIALRNRWRRQQLQPELRDEVAPKNIIMIGPTGVGKTEIARRLSKLDSSPFLKIEASKFTEVGYVGRDVESIIRDLTELSKNMVLDEKTSEVEDKATKAAEERILDLLLPLPKTHHKKGDIEKEELDDLGKEHYQNTREKFKKYLREGKFDDRFVEIDIQEKMVPVIEVLSGSGLEEMDINIKDMFGSLLPQKKKRRKEKVPEALRIFKQEEAQKLIDMGKVIKEAINRIEQSGIVFLDEIDKIAGREGTHGPDVSREGVQRDLLPIIEGSRVSTKYGMVKTDHILFIAAGAFHVSKPSDLIPEMQGRFPIRVELDSLGKEEFIKILTEPQNALIKQYTALLETEDIKIEFTDEAISEIAGLAALVNDRSENIGARRLHTIMEKLLDEISFDAPDLEIKEIEIDAKYVREKLDKVIKDEDLSRYIL, from the coding sequence ATGAAGAAATTAACGCCTCGAGAGATTGTAAAAGAACTGGATAAGTATATTATTGGTCAGAAAGAGGCTAAGAGAGCATCAGCGATTGCTTTAAGAAACAGGTGGAGAAGACAGCAACTTCAGCCAGAATTGAGAGATGAAGTAGCCCCGAAAAATATTATTATGATAGGTCCAACGGGGGTTGGAAAGACAGAAATAGCAAGAAGATTATCAAAATTAGATTCTTCCCCTTTTCTAAAGATTGAAGCATCCAAGTTTACAGAGGTGGGTTATGTAGGTCGAGATGTTGAGTCGATAATCAGGGATTTAACCGAATTGTCAAAAAATATGGTATTAGATGAGAAGACAAGTGAGGTAGAGGACAAGGCCACAAAAGCTGCAGAGGAAAGGATTCTAGACTTATTATTACCACTTCCCAAAACACATCATAAAAAAGGTGATATTGAGAAAGAAGAACTGGATGATTTAGGAAAAGAGCATTATCAAAATACGAGAGAAAAATTTAAGAAATACTTAAGAGAAGGAAAATTTGATGATAGATTTGTAGAGATAGACATTCAGGAGAAGATGGTACCTGTGATTGAGGTTCTCTCTGGGTCTGGACTGGAGGAGATGGATATAAATATCAAAGACATGTTTGGGAGCCTCCTCCCTCAGAAGAAGAAGAGAAGAAAGGAAAAAGTTCCGGAGGCTTTAAGAATATTCAAACAGGAAGAGGCACAAAAGCTAATCGATATGGGCAAGGTGATTAAGGAGGCTATAAACAGAATAGAACAATCAGGCATTGTTTTTTTAGATGAAATTGATAAAATAGCAGGGAGAGAAGGCACTCATGGCCCAGATGTTTCTAGGGAAGGCGTGCAGAGGGACCTTTTACCAATTATAGAAGGCAGTAGAGTTAGCACAAAGTACGGGATGGTGAAAACAGACCACATTCTCTTTATCGCGGCCGGTGCTTTTCATGTCTCTAAGCCTTCTGATCTTATTCCTGAAATGCAGGGAAGATTTCCCATAAGGGTTGAGCTTGATTCCCTCGGAAAAGAAGAGTTTATAAAAATTCTTACAGAGCCCCAAAATGCTCTTATAAAGCAGTATACCGCCCTTTTAGAGACAGAGGATATCAAAATAGAATTTACTGATGAAGCGATTTCAGAAATAGCAGGATTAGCAGCGTTGGTAAATGATAGATCTGAGAATATTGGTGCGAGGAGACTGCATACTATTATGGAGAAACTATTAGATGAGATATCTTTTGATGCCCCAGATCTCGAAATAAAAGAAATAGAAATAGATGCCAAGTATGTTAGAGAAAAACTGGATAAGGTTATAAAGGATGAAGATTTAAGCAGATATATTTTGTAA
- a CDS encoding acetylornithine transaminase encodes MDTNNIIKNSLRYLVNNYFRFPIVLVRGEGCKVWDVDGKEYIDFASGLGTTNLGHCHPKIIEAVKDQVETLIHISNFYHIVPQVEMAMLLVENSFADRVFFCNSGAEANEAAIKLARKYSRDRYGDQRYEVISTRGSFHGRTIASLSATCQEKLWKGFEPMLVGFQYVPFDNIEETEKTISDKTCAIIVEPIQGEGGVNIPSEGYLKKLRGLCDKNNLLLILDEVQTGMGRTGKLFAYEHENVSPDIMTLAKSLGGGLPIGAMLATNDVAETFTPGSHGSTFGGNPLSCAAGMAALKVILEENLLENSSKVGNYFIDRLKGLQMKYDFIKDLRGRGLMIGMEIDFEGKKIVELCAEKGFIINCTMERILRFLPPLMIGEKEVDLLIDMLNEIFKGLKS; translated from the coding sequence TTGGATACCAATAATATAATTAAAAATTCATTAAGATATTTGGTTAATAATTACTTCCGTTTTCCAATTGTATTAGTTAGAGGAGAGGGATGCAAAGTATGGGATGTGGACGGTAAGGAATATATAGATTTTGCAAGTGGTCTGGGGACAACTAACTTAGGACACTGTCATCCCAAGATTATTGAGGCTGTCAAGGATCAAGTAGAGACTTTGATCCATATAAGTAATTTTTATCATATCGTTCCCCAGGTAGAGATGGCTATGCTATTAGTTGAAAATTCCTTTGCTGACAGAGTCTTTTTTTGCAATAGTGGTGCGGAGGCAAATGAAGCAGCTATAAAATTGGCAAGAAAGTATTCTAGGGATAGATATGGAGACCAGAGATACGAGGTTATCTCCACAAGAGGTTCTTTTCATGGAAGGACAATTGCTTCTCTATCCGCTACGTGTCAAGAAAAGCTTTGGAAAGGGTTTGAACCCATGCTTGTTGGTTTTCAATATGTTCCTTTTGATAACATTGAAGAGACAGAGAAAACAATATCTGATAAGACATGTGCTATTATCGTTGAACCGATTCAAGGAGAAGGAGGGGTCAATATTCCTTCAGAAGGATATTTGAAGAAGCTGAGGGGTTTATGTGACAAGAATAATCTTTTGCTCATCCTTGATGAGGTCCAAACAGGAATGGGGAGAACAGGAAAATTGTTTGCGTATGAACATGAGAACGTTTCTCCCGATATAATGACATTGGCCAAATCTTTAGGTGGAGGACTGCCTATTGGTGCTATGCTTGCCACGAATGATGTAGCTGAGACATTTACCCCTGGAAGCCACGGATCAACCTTTGGTGGAAATCCTTTATCTTGTGCTGCAGGTATGGCAGCTCTAAAGGTCATCTTAGAGGAAAATCTTCTTGAGAACAGTAGTAAAGTCGGGAACTACTTTATCGACAGACTTAAAGGTTTGCAAATGAAATATGATTTCATAAAAGACCTGAGAGGTAGGGGGCTGATGATAGGAATGGAGATTGACTTTGAAGGGAAAAAAATAGTTGAGTTGTGTGCAGAGAAGGGGTTTATTATAAATTGTACAATGGAAAGAATATTAAGATTTCTCCCCCCTTTAATGATTGGTGAAAAAGAAGTCGATTTATTAATTGATATGCTCAATGAAATTTTCAAGGGTTTAAAATCATGA
- a CDS encoding SDR family oxidoreductase, translating into MRILITGGSGLLGWNLSKIASCNHQVIISYFKHPVELPDLCSVLLNIINKSEVKKLIKFYRPEVIIHTAALTNVDFCEENKEITKKTNVDGTRNIAEAVEEINGKLIFCSTDLVFDGKKGNYREDDEVNPLNYYAETKVKGEEITRKICSNYIIARISIIYGWSNNLNKGFTDNLLENLKSKKKVFLFQDQFRSPIYAVNLSEALLEIAKRDITGVIHLGGKERISRYEFGRKFARKFHLDTELIIEGSFLEHDLIGTRPKDSSLDISKAKAILKTRFIDINEGLNCMKETLSH; encoded by the coding sequence ATGAGGATCCTAATTACTGGAGGAAGCGGACTTTTAGGGTGGAATCTTTCTAAGATTGCTTCCTGTAATCACCAAGTCATTATCTCATATTTTAAACATCCCGTAGAACTTCCAGACCTCTGTTCTGTTTTATTAAATATAATAAATAAAAGTGAAGTCAAAAAACTTATCAAGTTCTACAGACCTGAGGTTATTATACATACTGCTGCTTTAACAAATGTAGATTTTTGTGAAGAAAACAAGGAAATTACAAAAAAGACAAATGTGGATGGGACACGAAATATCGCTGAAGCGGTGGAAGAGATAAATGGGAAACTTATCTTTTGTTCAACAGATCTGGTTTTTGATGGTAAAAAAGGTAATTATAGAGAAGATGATGAGGTGAATCCTTTAAATTATTATGCTGAGACAAAGGTTAAGGGTGAAGAGATTACCAGGAAGATTTGTTCTAACTATATCATAGCAAGGATTAGCATCATATATGGATGGAGTAATAACCTCAATAAGGGATTTACTGATAATCTTTTGGAAAATTTAAAATCAAAGAAAAAAGTGTTTCTATTTCAGGATCAGTTTCGATCTCCGATATATGCTGTTAATTTATCAGAGGCATTATTAGAAATAGCAAAGAGAGATATAACAGGTGTAATTCACCTGGGAGGAAAGGAAAGGATCAGTAGATATGAATTTGGTAGAAAATTTGCCAGGAAGTTTCATCTTGATACTGAACTAATCATAGAAGGTTCGTTCCTGGAACATGATTTGATCGGAACGAGACCAAAGGACAGTTCTCTGGATATTTCCAAGGCAAAGGCAATTCTGAAGACTCGATTCATAGATATTAATGAAGGATTGAATTGTATGAAAGAGACTCTAAGTCATTAA
- a CDS encoding PHP-associated domain-containing protein: protein MFFDIHTHTTRYSPCSILKPHDLVNKALELNLDGIVITEHGMLWDKEEILELKEETGANDMPILRGQEVTCYTPQGNFHGDLLVFGYDELFQEKVTAVEVIERVHEVGGVVVAAHPYREGYGFGDDVFNLHLDGIEVFHPYHSSLDIKKAQSAKKILDVADLGGSDAHDVSFVGYYLTSFSGEVKTEEDLVREIIAKNCKAVTLEEVKEVEGK from the coding sequence ATGTTTTTTGATATTCATACCCATACAACGAGATACTCTCCTTGTAGCATATTAAAACCCCATGACTTGGTGAATAAGGCTCTTGAATTAAACCTTGATGGAATCGTTATTACAGAGCACGGGATGTTGTGGGATAAGGAAGAGATTCTGGAATTGAAAGAAGAGACAGGGGCTAATGATATGCCCATTCTCAGAGGGCAGGAGGTTACATGTTACACCCCTCAAGGTAATTTTCATGGAGACCTTCTGGTTTTTGGATATGATGAGTTATTTCAAGAAAAAGTAACAGCGGTTGAGGTTATTGAGAGAGTACATGAGGTAGGGGGTGTAGTTGTTGCTGCCCATCCTTACAGAGAAGGATATGGATTTGGAGATGATGTTTTCAATCTCCATTTAGATGGTATTGAGGTCTTTCATCCCTATCATTCCTCATTAGACATAAAAAAGGCACAGTCAGCAAAAAAGATCCTTGATGTGGCTGACCTAGGAGGGAGTGATGCCCATGACGTTAGCTTTGTAGGATATTATCTCACATCTTTTTCAGGGGAAGTGAAAACCGAAGAAGATCTGGTAAGAGAGATCATAGCTAAAAATTGTAAGGCTGTTACCCTAGAGGAGGTCAAAGAAGTAGAGGGAAAATGA